CCGAAAACAGATTAACAATATTTTTCTAAGGTAAGTGGAGTGTGGGGGGAGAAGGAGAAGCAAAGTTGGTGGTTTTATAGAAGTATTAAGTCAACCTGAAATATTTGACCATAGTGTActgactttttctcttttttctttttcttttctctcctcttctcccctcccctcccctcccctccccttccctcttcttttctctctctttttaggtTTGTTTATGAAACAGAACACTTCAATGGTGTAGCTGAACTGCTGGAAATATTAGGAAGGTAAGCACATTTTTATCTAATTGCTAATCTCAGGTGAATGTCGTTGTGACAGGTTCAGGTGGCACAGGGAAATGCTACCCCAAATCCCTTGCTTGTATGTACATCGGGTCTCATCTGTGCTTATGACATGTTTCCCAGCTGACTCTACAAGACACAGTTTTGTGTTTCCCTTGTTCCATAATTATGAATTGCTATTTTTTTGGGATGACTGAAAAAGCTAACAGTTTATTCATTATTCATCTAATTGCAGTCAGGCCAGTTACTCCAAAACATCTTATTCTTGTCAGTTTCGTTTCTAGGCTACCTCTCCTCTGCCATAATTTTTGAAAGTAAGTTTATAATAAGTTAGAAAAATTGCCATTTTCAAAGGGTCCATGTACCCAGGTGAAGTTCTTGAACAGCTGCTGCCTGGAGTAGTGGAATGAATTGGAAAGAGACAGCTGTTGTGTGGGTTTCTACACACAAGAGAGCTAATGTAACTGGACGATGTGATTACTTAGTCTCTCCTCCTAAtatgaggagagagggaaggtggAGCCACACGGTTCTCTCTGGGACTTCCCATAGTTGGGCTCTTTACCCAGGGGTATTCTTGGCCTGGGCCAATTTCAGGAATGGGAAGGAATGGTGTCTGGAAATGGAAAGGGTCATCAGTGAGCAAGGCAGGCGATTATTtggggaaggaaaagagggaaggaaaaataaagagctGTTGATACAAAAGCTTTTGGGTACTATGCAACTAGGTGTAAGAGCTCAGGAGCCTTTGCTGGGATATTAGAAGCAAATTTCCTTCTTACTTAAAgatactcttttttattttttttgcggtacgcgggcctcactgttgtggcctctcccgctgcggagcacaggctccggacatgcaggctcagcggccatggctcaccggcccagccgctccgcggcatgtgggatcttcccggaccggggcacgaacccgtgtcccctacatcggcaggcagactctcaaccactgcgccaccagggaagccccttaaagaTATTCTTTAAAGCAACTAAGAAGTCTTGAATGCCACTGGGGTGGGTTTTGGGTTGTTCTGGACTAAACATAAACTGATTAAGATTTAACCTAATCTCACAAGAACAGTGTCTCAATTTAGCTTGTTGTGGTAACCTTGCTAATtcatgtctcttttctttttcctagtaTTATCAATGGCTTTGCTTTACCTCTTAAGGCAGAACACAAACAGTTTCTGGTGAAAGTGTTGATCCCTTTACACACTGTGAGGAGCTTATCACTCTTCCACGCCCAGGTAGAATTTTGCACAACTACTTCTGGAAGCAAAATAAAGTTTGTAAACCCAGTGTTTCATTGATATTGTTATTTACTTAATTTACACAAACAAAACACTtgttaaagtttaaaatattccccaaggcaaataaaaatgtgtatatattttcctATGTATAGGAGTGTCCTGGGAATATTTTTCAAGTGGGAGAAGCATTTGTTTAATCATATCATTTTACAGAGAGAACTTAGatacttgcccaagttcacacaattATATACTGAACAGGTtgcatataataaaatgtaatggGCTTTTCAGATTTGTACCTTTGGACATGTGTAATCATTTTGGGATGTTCTTGAATCTTTTAGCTCATCCTCATTTTGCATTAGTCTATCCTTGCCCTTTGCCCCCTCTTCTAGTTCATTCACcatttctttctcactttctgtATACAAATAACACTCTCACAAGTAAACAAATCAATCAGTATTTtcacttacttttatttttagcctCCATTACTTTAAAAAGCACACCCTGTCTAGTCCCCACTCTCATTTCCCTGCTAACACTGCCTTGCATGGTAAGCGTGTCACTAGGAGGTAGATAAATGATCTAGTGGCATTTTAATTTTACCAGTTCAAACCTCTGGCGCCCTCCTCCTTGCAATGGGAATGTTTTGAGTTTGCGTAAAAATGTAACACATTTTTCAGAGTGGTGTTCCTCTTTAAATGTGAAATGCTGTGTTTTGAGGAAAAATTAGTCCATATGCTTCTAATTTAGAGCACCATCAAAATGTTGTTTTGCAAGAGCGGATTTCTTGTCCAAGAATCTTTACGAGCCCTTTTGCAGATCTTGTCTCTAGTTTTTGAAACAGGATATCACACTTCATGATCATTTACAAATTCTTACCTCGATGAGTTAGCATCAGATGTAGAACTCTTCGTGTTTGTCCAGGGCTCTACCTGTGGCAGGTACAACCTTTTATCTTTCCATGAAGCTGCTTCAGTTTGCGTGTGCCATTTCATGCCACCAGCAGTGTTTTTAGTAAGTGCCTGCTTCTCATATAGGACTCTTCTGGAACCACAGTAAAACCCAATACTGTTGGTGTTCCAGCAAAGAGAAAAGAAGCCCATGAGATGTAGCTCAAACTATATGTAGATGAGATACTTTCAGAATATACTGGATGTGCTGTTTCACCTCTGCTTTTCATTAGCTGAGTATTTCATGTcccaatattctttttaaaaaactttccctGGAGCCTTGTTAGTGTCAATCTTTGGCTTGAAAAAGTAGCTTcatattttgctttatatatattttattttaaaaatgaattgaatGTGAAGTTATTAAAACCAGACTCTGGAAACTTTTTAGGGCTTTTTAATAATACATCTTTGAGCCCTGAGTATATAGAatttccaattttgtcttttgtctgtttgtttctcCAGCTGGCATATTGCATAGTACAGTTTCTGGAGAAAGATCCTTCACTCACAGAACCAGTAAGTATTTTTCCCATAATTTCAAAAAACTTCAGAAAGACCACTTTTCATGGCgtatataagaaaattaaatgcaatttgtttttctccttttcattttagGTTATTAGGGGATTAATGAAATTTTGGCCCAAAACATGTAGTCAAAAAGAGGTAAGTGCTCAATGTCAGTGTGTTAATAGCTTACTAGAGCACTGAGATAATTAGCATGTGTAAAGATGCATTATCTCCTCTTAATCCTCATTGTAACTCAGCAAGGTAGGACTgtaaatattctcattttactaGTTATGAAACTGCTATTTAGAGGTTAAGTAGCCTGCCTGGGTATGCTAAGTACAGGTGATTAGGCCACAACCTGCCTCCCTGATTCCTGAACCCTGGGCTTTTACCCTGGGCTGCTCAGCCCTGGGTAAGCCCAAGGCAGACCCCAGTCATGTGTCCAACTGTCTAACTCTACTGATGTCCCCTTCCTAGTGACCACCTACATAATATGAAGGTTTTGCTGTCACTGTTGATAGATGCTACAGTAAGCTGCCCCAATACCTACTTTAAAGCATCATGTAGGTGGGATCTTACTATGTACAATCTTAAAATATATTGCAGACCTTTAGTTTCAGCTATTCACAAGTGGCCCTGGAAATCTCTGATCTACAATCATTTGTACTTTTGCCAAGACCTAAGTGAGCATGTGCTGTGTGAGGTTTCTGTGGAGGAAGTGAGGCTCTTAGCTTCACAGTGAGCCTAGCTGGGCACCAGATCTACACCCACTTTTCTGAAAGGTTAGAAACCATATGGAAAATGACCCAGAAACAAAGGTCAGCTGTTAGTTTTTCATTTGGAGAGTATTTTGGAAGAACTTCAGAATGTTTCTTAACAAATGGCAAGGCTCAACTATATTTCGCTTTTAACAGAAACACCCTCCTTCTCAAATCAGCTACAATTCTCCAAAACCCTACTTTACACATTTTCAGAAAATCATCTAATTTCTTAATACCTGTTAGGTAAGATTAAACTATGCATTGCTACCCAGAAGCATCTCGAGATATGAAAACGTCATGTTTCATACTTTAATTGcaggcttaattttttttctaggcaGTTATTTCTTCATACCTAAATAGGAAAGtggttttttatttctctgccaGTTTTCCATTATATTGAAAACGAGTGACCCTACTATTGATTTGACTCCATTTTGTGATCTAAAAGCTCTGGTTTCGGAGGCAAGTGGTACTGAGGTCACAAGATTCATTGTGCTCTGTAGTGAGTGAGTGTgttcatatgtatatgtgtgtaagtGTGGACATTGGGTCTGTGTGTGCTGAGGGGTTtaaagtggtgtgtgtgtgtggctgaacCTCCTCATTTGTCTCTCCGACTTTGTGTGTTCTGCGAACTGGCGTCTCTTAGAGGAGCGCCTAGCACATAGCAGGGGCTGTAAATGTTTGGCAAATATCTGCATGTGCTGCCGCTGTGAGCTTTGTCCATCGTGCTGGAGGGCCACTTGcccactgttttaaaaatatggaggaggggaggagagcccCAAAGGGATAGTCCTGTTTCCCAGGGCCCTGCTGCAGTGTGTAAGTACCCCTCATTCTGTATAATAGATGTAGCACATAGAGTATTTTTTCCAAAGTAAATAGAATCACATTTTCAATGCTGTAGGGAATTTGTTCTTAACAAGTACTTTCTGGTGAATTCCTTGTGAAATCAACATCTAACATAAGTTAAACCCTGATTTGTTTTGTTCATGTTTGGTTTTATGTATaaattttcattatattaaaACTGTACAAAACGCTCATTATTCCTCATTGTCCATATGGATTTTTTAATCAAGCACCTGACACTTTGTGTTTTGCCTGTACTTCCAGGTTATGTTCCTTGGGGAGCTGGAAGAAATATTGGATGTGATTGAACCTTCACAGTTTGTTAAAATCCAAGAACCTTTGTTTAAACAAATTGCCAAGTGTGTCTCTAGCCCCCATTTTCAGGTTAGTAATAAGAGGGCATGAGCCAGAGTGGCTTATACAACATGTATTATTTTGGTAAAGTTTCATTGGTATTGAAAGAAATGTAATGGACACTAGCTACCTGTTGTTTTTATTGGCTGTTTTTTCACACGATAACAATACTTTTGGTAATCACCACCTTCATCTTGAACACTTGTTACATGACAGCCGCTGTGATGGTGCTTTCTGTCCAGTAACTTGAATTCTCATGACCACTCTGCAAGGAGGGCATTATGATTTTTACAGATGTAAACACTGACCCTCAAAGTGGTAAAATAACATGTCTCAAGCAAAAGGGCTGAATAAGAGGTGGACTGGTAGGGCTTCTATAGTGTGTAAGAGAGAATGCTGAATaaagcttaaaagaaaaagagaatgctGATATTCTATACTGTGCTagatattttacatacattactCCTAACTTCAAATTATCCTCTGAGGCTTCCCCCCCACTTtctagatgagaaaaatgaggctcagagaatgaTTTGCTCAAGTTCCCCAGTTAATAGAGAGTGGGGAGTCACATAGGCGTCGCTTCTGGTGAAAGCCCGTGCCCTTCCTGTGGCACCActctgcctccttgtggccgctCTGGGAGAACACAGGGAGGGTGAGCCTGGGCAACCCTTTTCTTGACTGGGGACATTTTAGCAGGGCTGTGGGACCTACACTGGAGAGAAGAAGGTGATCTTGGGTGAAACACGTTAGGTTTTATACTTTGGCTGTCTCACCAAAGGTCCAAGTTACAGACCTAGAGAATTGACTCTATATACTGCCTGTTGATTTGAAGAGACTGTTCAGATTGTATTTGGCAGCACAGGACCCCATTGCTAACATGGGGGACTTGATGGTGGACTTTTCTCTGAGCTGTCATTATCCTGCATAGTTAGAGACACTGGCTgtagttgttgttttaatttttgaccTAAAGACATCTTAGTATGTCAAGTCAGTGATCTTATGACAACTTTGCAATTGTACCacaaagccaaaacaaacaaaaaaacaaaaaaagagtagaaacCATTACATGAACCATTACCTTCAGATCTTATGACacatctagatttttttaaaaatgcggGACACTATGTAGATGTTTTACATATTACACATGGCCTGTGGTGCTCAAATACCTGGATTGTTTaccttatttttcagtttttatcatGTGTTTGTGGTAATGGAGGGCAAAGAGCAGGACTCTCTTTTCAAATGAGTACCACCAGGGAGCCTTAAATGAAGCTCAGAAGCTTAGAAAGGAGACAGTGTCATAATTAGCTAGGGCTGTGTCTTAGGGCTactctaacaaaataccacagactctggtggcttataaacaacagaaattttttctCACAGTCCTAGAGGCTGGCAGTCTGAGATCAGAGTGGCAGCACCATtgggtgagggctctcttctggGTCGCAgacttcttgctgtatcctcacatggtggaaggggctagggagcttttgggagcctctttttttttttttttttttttttgcggtatgcgggcctctcactgttgtggcctctcccgttgcggagcacagcctccggacacgcagcctcagcgaccatggctcatgggcccagctgctccgcagcatgtgggatcttcccggaccagggcacgaacccgtgtcccctgcattggcaggcggactctcaaccactgcgccaccagggaagccctgggagccTCTTTTAAAAGGCACCAATCCCATCATCTTTGGAGGTTAGGATCTCAACGTAGgagttttggggggacacaaacatttagactGCAGCAGCCTTCCATAACAAAACACCccacactgtgtggcttaaacaacaggaattgatttctcatagttctgtaggctggaagtctgagatccgAGTGCCAGTGTGGTATGCTTCTCTGAGGGCTCTTTCTGGCTTGcacatcttctcactgtgtcctcacatgacctttcCCTCCTGCATGcttgaggaaagagaaggaaatctctctcttcctctccgtATAAGGCCACCAAGCCTATCATATTAGGGCCCCACCCATGACCTCCTTTAATCTTAATTAACTCCTATCTCCAAATGCACTCACactaggggttagggcttcagcatttGGGTTTCCTGCAGGAGGGGGAGACGGGGATGGAGGTAGGggggtggggacacaattcagtccatagcagaaagaaaaagaattttaaattcctTGACAGAAGTAAaactgagaacaaaagaaagaaggagagtaAGGAGgctctttgttcattcattgagTGTTCATTGGttcatccaacaaacatttatcgagTGTCACTCTGTGTAGTCAGATGCCGCTCACTACTTGCCCAGGTGTGGCATTGGGGTTAGAAGGCTCTGAGCTAGAGACACTGCACTGTGTGTGTGCAGGAAGACAGTGGGTCCCAGGAAAGTAGTGGTTCTGTCCTGCTGTCAGACATGCTAGTTTTCACTTTGCATAAGCAGTGCCTTTCCTCTTTAAAGGGCTTTGCTGGATACTGACTTTCTTTCTGTAAGTGATTTTACATATtgataaatagatacatagagCTTAGGATACTTATTAGCATTAAGTAACAGGTAAATATTAGACTCATAGTTGGATCTAGGAAAAGCCTAGGTCTCTCTGCCTTTACTAGCATCCTCTTGTGGTCTCTTTAAGAATTTCTCCTGTGGGTTGTTTTCAGAACAGCCTCATCCCATTCCTCCTGTTCACCCTGCCCTTTCCTTACCTTGTGCTCTACCTGCCTCAGCCACATGTGCTTCATATTTCTAGACACATTGTCCATGTTGGTACCCCTGCCCCCCTTTCCTGTAATTCCTTTGGCCTGGAATGCCCTTTGCTTCTTTCCTtcatccttcaaagcccagcttaGATGCTATGGCCTATGGTACATTTCTGCCACCCTTCCTCTCCCCCGAGTCATCTGGATTGTTCTTTCTGCTCTCTCCTCTGGCACTTTATTTCTAGATCTGATACAGCATCTATCACAGTTCATGTTGGATTGGGGATTGTGGAACCCCCTTTCCCTACCAGCACACAAGCTCCATAGGGATAATAGAGTGAAGAGGTTAAGCAGGGACTTAGGGTGCTGTTACTtgtagccatgtgaccttgaggCAATGGCTtatctcctctgagcctcagtttcctcatttgcaaaatagaaATAATGGTACCTACTCTGTGTgttggttgtgaggattaaatgagaaaatatgtaaGTGAAACActtaccacagtgcctggcatatagtaaacattcaataatagtgaattattttctttgtacTCTCAGTGTCTAGTGCCTTATGAGACCCAGGATTTTTTTGTGAACCAAATTGAATAATGTAAATGGAAAGGTTCTAATTTCTCAGAGTCTATTGGTGGGCACaggttgtaccattttattaaattaaatggttacatttaagttaaatttaaatttatttaattaaaacataatttcttAATCTGTATGAATAAAAGAAGCTGctcttttccccctttccccATATAACAACTCTTTTTAgaggtttttagattttttttttgagactttgGTTTATtggaattattattgttattttagattaatttttagattttttttttgaggctttCCTCTGAATTCAGAGAGTCAGTTGATAAATGTAGCAGTCAGAAAAAAGGGGTCTGAGATAGCAAGCGAATGTACATACAGCCAGTGTCCCTGAGTCCTAAACTGAGTGACTTCCTCCTGGCTTAGCCAGTTCAAAGGAAGGGACCAGAAATGAACTCTAGAAAGAGTCTGGGCACTAGACTCACATCCCAGTTTATCATTGACTAGCAGTGTGACTGTGGCCAGGTTCccaatctctctgaacctcaatgcCCTCTTCTGTACAGTGGTTCCCACTCCTTGGATGGTGGTAAGGATGACACATTCTGCCTGCAGGgtgggcacagtgcctggccataGGAGGTGCTTAGCAAATGCGCCTGCTCTGCAGGGATAGGCAGCTGGGTTTTCTTCAGCAGCTACTGACTGAAGGCCAGCCACGTGCTGCGCCTTGTGGTTGATCTACAGTGTGTGGGATGAAAGAGGTGATCCAGGAAGGGGATTAAAGTGATGGGGAAAACAGTGTAGCATATAGAAGTAGGGTGAGGGTGTCTGGAGCTTGCGAGCTGTGTAGGGAAAATGTGGAATCAGATGAAATGGGCATTGTTAAAGGAGAATATAAATAAGTAGGTAGGaaaacttctttttcttccccaaattgATGAACCACTTTGGAACTTTCTGAAAGATTTTAAATCCACAAAAATGTAAAGTgtgattaatatttaattttatacttgATTGAATGATATTAAGATAGTCTTAAAATACttttgtttgaagagattataattttgttttatctttctctcttaacattttatttttcttttctcaaaggtGGCAGAAAGGGCACTCTATTATTGGAATAATGAATACATCATGAGTTTGATAGAAGAAAACTCTAATGTCATCCTTCCCATCATGTTTTCCAGTCTTTATAGGATTTCAAAAGAACATTGGAATCCGTAGGTTTTCACAGTTCTCCCCCTccgtccctcccccctccccttccttccttccttgcttccttccttccctcccccctccctccatccctccttccctccttctctctctcccccctcctttggcctctcttcctccctccttctcttttgcTTAATAAAATGTCTTGCATGTATGCTATGTGTCAGATGCTGTGCTTGATGCTGAAGATAGATATGTGAAAAGATAAAATCCCTACATTTTAGAAATTCACTGACTGGTTTGGGAGACCCACAAATAAACagatattttataaaacagtGTTTTAAGTGCTCTTATATTCAGATGTCTGTTTACTTGAGGGCTTCTTGACCTGTCTGTGAATGTAGCTGAGGTATTTTGGGGATGCTGTGGATCAAGAGGAGAAGTCTGTGGATATTGCTAGGGTGATGATGCTCAAACTGAATCTTAAAAGAATTTGGCAGGTGGATGGGATGGAGAAGTCCATTCAGATAGTGGGTCTACCCATCACATAAAAAACGCACAAAAAGGTAAGAAGCACCTGTCATGTTCTGAGACCCGTGAATTTGGGAGGGCTGAAGCACAAGGTCATTTGGGGAGGTTGCTGGAAGGTAGGGTTAGAAAGTGGAGTGGTGCCCGCGTGAGTCTTCACCTAGTGGATAATGAAACACTAAAGAGTTGTAAGAAGGGAAGTGCTCTGAActgatttgcattttaacaagatcgaTTTCTTAAAAACCAGTTCAGTCACTATATGGGTTCTCTAGggggaaaaacatttaaaaatgttaaaagaggaGTTTATCATCTAGTCTTACGAAAGTTAAAGCATTCTGTATTTGAAGAGCTTTACATATTTCTCTGtggaatagaaagaaaatttaatgtGGCCTTAAAAATTAGAGATAATTTAGTATATTCGTAGTATGTCTAAAAGTTTTACATACAACTATAAAATACCATATTTCTTACTTTTCACATTTGTCAAATTTTATGACTAAAACTTATAAAGAGCTAGCAAACAAATCTCATTATGTAGATAGCCTCTTGAGAACCTAGAGAGTGGTTCTAGCAAGTGTCTGTAACTGCTCAGTAGATTGTATTTGGCTCTTCTCCGTCACTGCCCATCCTATTTGAGAAGGTCGTTCCCCATAAGTTTCCCTTTTAATGGACACAGGGCAGAAGCAACACAGCAAGTCCACTTTCTTATAAATGTTTTAGAAACATCAAACCCAGGGTTTATTATATGGCCTAACTTTTACCAATGCCTTCTTCAATGGTATTCGAAACACACTAAAGGGAAGTAATGTCGTGTAGTTTTGCAAAGGGCAGTGTTATTTAGACTCTAGTCTGAAGATACCAAGCCCATCACGGCAGAGTCCTCACGTTGCCAAGAGCTTTTTCTTCCACTTGATAAGCATAGGCAGCCGTTTGGCTCTTTAGCTGTTTAGTATTCCACAGCTGGTAGCAGCCATCACCAGCTTGCCAGTTACCTTACCAGCCTGTGTATTGGGTCAGCAAGGGGACTAAGGAGTGGATGGACTGATGCAAATCCCAACTGGAGACATAACTTGTATTAAACTGCCCAGCTTACAGAGGCTTGGTATCATCTTTGAATATgatttatagatatataaaatttgtTACCATGGGAACAGCCTTTGATTTTGATGAATTATGTAtattatcactttaaaaataaaattctatgcaAATTCAGGTCTCGAAGTTTGGTCCTACCACAGGTGCTCATTTTTAGGGTgaagttgctttattttttatacttgcctttttattaaattaaattaacaagTGCCCACAGGCAAGTCTATTCTGGGTACCCATAATCAGGAGGGCAAaattagattttgtttttctaatcctGCCAACCCCTCAGAAAGATATCTTACCTAAAGAATGTAGCTCTCTTGATGTGGAAGTGAACTGTAGGTCATTTCTAGTTGTTCCAACTAAAAAGGGATGGAGATTGCAGTGTGAGGAGCTCATTCAGATAAAGGCTGTACATCCGCTCTCTTCATTCAGCTTCCCATTGTGTAAGACTAACCAATACGTTCccttctctctgtgcttccagggCTATCGTGGCATTAGTGTACAATGTGTTGAAGGCATTTATGGAAATGAACAGCACCATGTTTGATGAGCTGACAGCCACATACAAGTCAGATCGTCAGCGGtaactttttaaagcttttttgtCAGCCGTGCATAATACTATTGAGTTCTTTTTTTGCTCTTTGCTGAAGTTGCCTAATTGTACCTGAAATCCTAAGCagcgaattttatttatttccatattcATTTTCACATGCTCATTAGCTGTGACTTTATTAGTCTGCCACTGGGTAACAAAGTGTCACTTTGAAAAAGtctgctttccctcctcccttccataaTGTTTCTCTTCTGCCTCAGGGTTAAGAGCCTGGCACATAACTGGTATTTCAGGTCCACTTAAGGGGACCATCAGGTAGTTTGCCATCTGGAGTCACTCCCATTCTGAACTAGATTCTGAACTGATTTGTACTTCACTCCAGCAGCAGGAGAGATGAGGCACCGTTTTTGTTTAGCTCTTTGGCCCAGAACTTACTTTCTATACTAAAACCCAACAAATTCCTTATGATTTAGAGAGCAGTGAAAAGAAGGAGTAGGAGGTAAAGTGTATTATACAGATCTTGAAATGTTTAAGATCAAAGGAGAGCAGAAACCAGTTGAACTCTTTATAGTAAATGCTCTGGTTTAGTAGGCCTTTCTTGAGTTCATTTACATGATTCTTCacttttgttatttcttgttcAATGTGTTCACTTTCCAAAAGATGTGTCTTAGTCCGTTTGGGCTGCTATGACAAAAGACCACATTATGGGTATTTTATGGGTAGCttataaagaacaaaaatgtaTTGCTCACAGCTCTGGAGTCTAGAAGTCCAAGAGCATGGCACCAGCATGGTTGGATGAGGGACCTCTTTCTGGTTCATAGCTGGTCTCActatgtcttcacatggtggaagggatgagggatctctgtggggtctcttttataagagcactaatcccatccatgagggctccaccctcatgacctaatcacttccccaAAGCCCCACCTACTAATACCGTCACCTCTgtgggttaggatttcagcatatcAATTTTGGGGGTACACAGATATTCAGACCCTGGCTTGATATACTTGGAGAGATTGAGGAAAGTCTGGAGAGCTTGTTAGTTGAGCCTCTGGGTTGGCTTTTCTTATCCAGAAGAAAATGTCAGCTTTGTGTATATCATAAAACCACGGACCTTCAAGGATCCCAGAGTTTTCATGCTCAACACCTGGCTGAACCTCCTGAGCAAAACTATCTGTGGTTCCCTTGCAtctttgcccaatttttaatgtGTTACTTGGATTTTAGATAAAAAGAGCAATGAAAGGAAAGGTTTGGTGGCAGGGACAAAGGACcttcacagtgattttttttttttttttttttggtacgcgggcctctcactgttgtggcctttctcgttgcggagcacaggctccggacgcgctggctcagtggccatggctcacgggcccagcccctccacggcatgtggaatcttcctggaccggggcacaaacctgtgtcccctgcatgggcaggcggactctcaaccactgcgccaccagggaagcctattttttttttttaattaccaggATGCAGTATAGAAAAGCGACTTAATTGTGGAATATGGCAAGTGTTTAATGGTAGAGAGAAGAGACTGAGATTTTTTATGCCACATTGAAATAAATACCAGTTATTGGATATGTTGTACCATACCTAAAGAACTTTTAATTTACTATACAGTATTTATAGTTGCTGCAGATCATTAAATTTATAGTAACCCTCCATATTCCAAActtaaattaaaatctttaaaaaaatgtt
This sequence is a window from Mesoplodon densirostris isolate mMesDen1 chromosome 4, mMesDen1 primary haplotype, whole genome shotgun sequence. Protein-coding genes within it:
- the PPP2R5E gene encoding serine/threonine-protein phosphatase 2A 56 kDa regulatory subunit epsilon isoform isoform X4, with amino-acid sequence MSSAPTTPPSVDKVDGFSRKSVRKARQKRSQSSSQFRSQGKPIELTPLPLLKDVPSSEQPELFLKKLQQCCVIFDFMDTLSDLKMKEYKRSTLNELVDYITISRGCLTEQTYPEVVRMVSCNIFRTLPPSDSNEFDPEEDEPTLEASWPHLQLLELFDSEDPRERDYLKTVLHRIYGKFLGLRAFIRKQINNIFLRFVYETEHFNGVAELLEILGSIINGFALPLKAEHKQFLVKVLIPLHTVRSLSLFHAQLAYCIVQFLEKDPSLTEPVIRGLMKFWPKTCSQKEVMFLGELEEILDVIEPSQFVKIQEPLFKQIAKCVSSPHFQVAERALYYWNNEYIMSLIEENSNVILPIMFSSLYRISKEHWNPAIVALVYNVLKAFMEMNSTMFDELTATYKSDRQREKKKEKEREELWKKLEDLELKRGLRRDGIIPT